Below is a window of Terriglobia bacterium DNA.
CCTTAATCGATGCGGTTAAAACGCTACTTCGCAAGAAAGATCTGGTAGTTATTGGATTTTCAATGGAGGACTCTGATTTCGGCGAGATTTATGCCAGGGCAATAAAGGACGTGGAAGACCCGCAAAACTTCTTCATATCACCTACGGCATCGCTGATGCAGGAACTGCATTGGGCTCGCAAGGGCTTTCAACACGTTCCCTTAACTGCACAGGACTTTCTCGCGTTACTAGAGAAAGAATATGACGAACGTCATTACAATGAACGAGCAGCCGCTTTCCCAGAGCCTCCACAAAATGTAGCACCGCCTGCCCCTACCGAGCCCCTCACCAACCCTTTCATTCTTTTTGACACTGAAGCTCTAATTGAGGAACGGCCAAGGTTCTTGTTCGAAACCTTTGTCAAGCCGGTAGATTTTCCAGTGCTCCTGGAGCACCAACATACGATCATTGAGGGCCATCGGGGCTCCGGAAAATCTACCATCTTATGGCGGTTGAGCCTGAAGGCGCGGGCCTTCGGTCCTGCTGATCTGCCGGATCTGCCGATGTGGGGTTTCTACATAAAAATGGTGCCAGGGTTGTTCACTTCATTCCGCAAAAGAGCGACCGATTCTAAGGAAGAGTGGATCAGGCATTTCACACATTACTTGAATCTAATTCTGTTTGTCGGAATTCTCCAAAATCTTGAGGAAGCTATTAAGGATGGTGTCTTTATGTCTGGCCCCGAAGCCAACGATGTTATTCAAAATGTCGGACGGCGATTGCTCCGTTTGTCGGGGACAGAACAGTTGGAGAGCTTACGTGATTTGCGAAGAGCGGTTGAAGAGGCGATTGACACGACCGTGAATGACAGGGATAGTCTTACATTTTACACTGGGCCAACTTTTTTGAGCCGGGCGTTGGAGCGGCTGTGTGAAGCCTACGTGCTACTTGAGGAAAAGTCTTGGCATGTCTTATTGGACGAATACGACAATGTATATCCGGAACAACAGGCCATAGTGAATGTGATTCTTCGTGAGCGTCACCCGAAACTGAGATATAAAATCGCGGTTAAAACGCTGCATATGAATCTTAGAGACATTGACGACAAGACGCTGGATCCAACGGATGATTTCGGCTACGTCTCATGCGACAGCTTTATTTGGGATAAAAAACAGAAAGCGAAATATGAAAAGTTTCTTGAAGAGATTTCTAATCAACGGCTTCGCCGGTCTGGTTACCCAGACACATCCGTGACGCGTTTGTTGCCGGAGGACGACGAAGACTCAGAAAAATCATATGCAGGTTTCCGGAATTACTGTTTGCTATCTAGTGGTCTAACGCGCCAGTTTCTTGAATTGTGCAAGGATGCGGTATATGAAGCATTTCCCGAATCTGCGTTCCGGCATGTTGATTTAACTCCGATCCCTCCTCGAGTCCAACGTCACGTAGCAAGAGTTC
It encodes the following:
- a CDS encoding SIR2 family protein, yielding MSKRSLPPAKVLPPQLVTALDESRLVILLGAGVSQAAGLPSSVQLRDVLKAELLDAFKKDSKYLHRLDEVSQEERLQIIAQAHKEYFGNQRPYNLICQQLSQAEESAKAEFLRAFRNLPTIRDILTTNYDCLLETTLGQSNCQLIYRNSDLRQPLSPKLNLYKLHGTRTDPNSLVLTEEDYREYQQEHEALIDAVKTLLRKKDLVVIGFSMEDSDFGEIYARAIKDVEDPQNFFISPTASLMQELHWARKGFQHVPLTAQDFLALLEKEYDERHYNERAAAFPEPPQNVAPPAPTEPLTNPFILFDTEALIEERPRFLFETFVKPVDFPVLLEHQHTIIEGHRGSGKSTILWRLSLKARAFGPADLPDLPMWGFYIKMVPGLFTSFRKRATDSKEEWIRHFTHYLNLILFVGILQNLEEAIKDGVFMSGPEANDVIQNVGRRLLRLSGTEQLESLRDLRRAVEEAIDTTVNDRDSLTFYTGPTFLSRALERLCEAYVLLEEKSWHVLLDEYDNVYPEQQAIVNVILRERHPKLRYKIAVKTLHMNLRDIDDKTLDPTDDFGYVSCDSFIWDKKQKAKYEKFLEEISNQRLRRSGYPDTSVTRLLPEDDEDSEKSYAGFRNYCLLSSGLTRQFLELCKDAVYEAFPESAFRHVDLTPIPPRVQRHVARVHSAILFKSFRSCRYPQRVLRLFTALGPLFWAISKTTENQSEYRTPLSFEITELDKLSEETQEILEDAIKARLLQFPVVPKKPHNPRTEGPAQKYSFHRLLAPLFGLSLNERYTVSVRAQQMNRIWTSPDQVREELMQGYRAKGIDEYLEALSPRLFTHESQ